Within Bacillus sp. E(2018), the genomic segment TTCTGCAGGCGGTGGTTCTTCTTCTGTCTCTTCAGGACCATCGGAAAGCACAACAGAGATTGTAGCACCTTTTTCAACTTGAGAAAAAGGTGAAGGAGTTTGAGAGATCACTCGACCTTTTTCAACTGTATCAGAAAACTCTTTAGAGAATTCAACCGTTAGACCAGCATTGTCAGCAAACGTTTTTACATCTTGTTCAGATGCACCGATCAAGTTCTCAACTTGAACTGACGGCGTTCCTGAACTAACCGTTAGTGTAACTTCGGTCTCTGCAGGTGTTACTTTTTCATCGCGATCAGGACTTTGTTCGAGCACGGTACCTTCAGGTTCAGAGTCTGACTCTTCATAGTTGATATTGATCTGTGAAAAGCCATCTTCTTTTAAACGTTCTTTCGCATCTTCTATATTATACCCTTCAACATCAGGCATATTTTCTTTTTCAGGTCCTTTTGATACAAACAAAGTAATGATTGCTTGTTGTTTTACTTTTGTTCCAGGAGATGGATCTTGTCTTACTACAAGGCCCTCTTCAATCTCGGGATCAAATACTTCCTGCCTTTTCACTTCAAGTCCTTCGGCTCTCAAGCTATCAAAAGCATCGACATATTCTTCTCCCGCAACATCTGGAACACTGACCTCTTCAACATAAAAGATTGAAGGCATCATCGTAAAAGCAGCTATTCCAGCTCCACCTAGTAAAAGAAGTGAGATAAGTAAAATAAGCCACCAGTTTCGTTTTTTCTTAGGTTTCTCAGGCTTTGTTTCTTTTGCCTTTTCTCCTTCAGCTTCCACTTTCTTCACTGGTGTTTCAACGGGTGGTACGACGATAGGAGGGATGTACTTCGTTTTTTCATCTTCCTCGCTTTCTTCGTTCCACTTTTGTTCATACATGCGGTCTGGATCTAAGGCTGAATTCATATCGCTCAAGAGTTCATCAGCACTGTTATATCTTCTTAATGGGTTTTTCGCCAACGATTTCAAGACGATGTTCTCTACACTTTGTGGGATCTCAGGATTTAACCTTCGCGGTTCGATCACGTTTTCTTGCAGGTGCTTTAACGCAACAGAAACCGGTGAATCTCCTACAAACGGCACTCTCCCTGTAACCATTTCATAGAGTACAGCTCCAAATGAATAGATATCCGATTTTGCGTTCGCAATACCTCCTCTTGCTTGTTCAGGTGAAAAATAATGAACAGAACCAAGAATAGAGTTGGTATGCGTGATCGTAGCTGAAGTAATGGCGAGCGCGATCCCAAAGTCTGTTAACTTAGCTGTACCGTTATCTGTAATTAATATATTATGCGGTTTAATATCGCGATGTATGATTCCATAATCATGAGCGACCGACATTCCTGAAACGATCTGCTTCATAATATGCAAGGATTCTTCTACAGATATTTTTCCGTGTTCTTTTATGTATTGCTTTAATGTTTTTCCCTGCACATACTCCATCACGATAAAGTAGATCTCTTCGTCTTCTCCAACATCATAGATGCTCACAATGTTCGGATGGTTAAGACTCGTTGCTGATTCAGCTTCTCTTTTAAATCGTCTGATGAAATCTTCGTCTTTATTAAACTCTGAACGCAGAACTTTTACTGCTACATCTCTATCTAAAATTAAATCTTTTGCTCGATAAACGATGGCCATTCCGCCGTCACCAATAACTTCTAAAAGCTTGTAGCGGCCACTGACTCTTTTTCCTATCATGTTATTGCTTCCCCTTTTGTTTCTGTGTCAGAACTATTCTGTATAAGGATAGCAGTAATGTTATCTTCTCCACCGGCATCTTTTGCCAAAGTGATTAATCGTTCTACTTTCTCAGTTACAGACTCCATAGGATTTTGAAAAACTTCTTGAATCCGTTTAGATGATACTTTATCTGATAGTCCGTCAGAACAGAGCAAAAGATAGTCACCGTTCTGCCAAGTGATTGTGTTAAACTCAGCTTCAACGGTTTCATCAGTACCAACAGCTTTCATAATCATGTTTCGTCTTGGATGGATCTCTGCCTCATCCTCCGTAATCTGACCAGATTTCACTAATTCCTGGACAAGTGAGTGATCATCCGTTACTCGTTTTAGTTCACCGTTTGAATACAGATAACATCGGCTGTCACCGATATGAGCGACTGTAATTTCTTTATTCGTACCTAAAGCAGCCACAACTGTAGTGCCCATACCTCTCGTCTCAGGATTCTCCTGAGAAAAATCAAAGATATGTTTATTCGTGTCTTTTAAAACATTCTGAATCCATTCTTTTACGTTTTCCATATTTTCTTCAAATTGAGACCATGCTTCTTTCATCACTTTTAGGGCTTCTTGGCTCGCGATATCGCCAGCTTTATGTCCACCCATACCATCTGCGATAACTGCAAGAAAGTGTTCACCCTTTGTGAACACTTCCCCGCTGTCTTCATTATGCTTCCTTACCATTCCAACGTCTGTTTGAAAGGCAATTTGCATCTTCCCGTCACCTCGTCTCTTCTTTACGTTCCTTCGCACGCAGCTGACCGCATGCAGCATCAATATCATGACCTTGTTCTCTTCTGATGGTGGCATTAATGCCTCTTGAGGTTAACGTCTCTAAGAACTTAAAAATTTGTGTTTTTGGTGTTCGGACATAGTCTCTTTCTGGTACATAGTTAACAGGAATAAGGTTTACGTGACACTTAATATCTTTGATAAGATCGGCTAACTCGTTCGCATGTTCTACAGAATCGTTAACTTTACCGAACAAACCATATTCAAACGTCACACGTCGTCCTGTCTTTTTAATATAATAACGAATTGAATCCATCAATTCATTTAATGGATACATTCTGTTCACCGGCATCAATCGGCTTCTCGTCTCTGTGTTCGCTGCATGCAAGGAGATTGCAAAGTTGATCTGCATACCTTCGTCCGCGAACTTGTAGATGTAAGGTACAACACCACTCGTTGAAATCGTAATGTGTCGAGCTCCGATATTAAGGCCTTGATCGTGGTTGATAATCTTTAAGAACGACATAAGTCCTTCATAGTTATCAAAAGGCTCACCGATCCCCATAACAACTACTGAACTTACTCTTTCTTCTGTTTCATCAAGTGCCCGCTGAACTTGAAGAACTTGAGCTACGATCTCACCAGCTAGTAGATTTCTTTTCAGTCCACCTAATGTAGAAGCGCAGAACGTACAACCTAAACGGCACCCTACTTGAGTTGTTACACAAATACTATTTCCATATTCATGTCTCATAAGAACCGTTTCGATCGAATAACCGTCTTGAAGCTCAAACAAAAATTTAATCGTGCCATCTGAAGATTCCTGACGCACAACTTCTTTTAATGGTTTGATATAAAAATCTTTCTCAAGCTTCTCACGAAGACCTAATGGAAGGTTCGTCATTTCCTCAAAAGAAGACACACGTTTTTTATACAGCCATTCAAAAATCTGTTTCCCTCTGAACTTTGGTTCTCTAATATCAATAAGCCACGCTTCTAACTCATGAAGTTCTAAAGAAAAGATAGAAGGTTTGATATTTGGTTTTGTTTGTTTCTCTGTTAAAGGTTTAAGCATGTTTCTCACCACCTGTTGTCTTTTTTCTGTATGCAGCTATATAGAATCCGTCACTATTAAAATAATGAGGCATGATCTGAAGATCTGATCTACCATCTATTATATAGGATTTTATATTCCTAGGCATTTTTTCCGCAAATTGGCTATCCCACTCGAAATCCGGATGGTTTGTTAAGAACCAATCTGCAACATTATCGTTTTCTTCTTTATCTACTGTACACGTACTGTACACGAGTAATCCGCCTTCTTTGACCATATCTGAAGCTGCATGCAAAATATCTCTTTGTATGCTAGTCAATCTCGTCACATCTTCTTCAGTTTTTGACCATTTGAGGTCAGGCTTTTTACGAATAACACCAAAACCACTGCACGGCGCATCAACGAGAACTCTATCAAAAGATCCAGATTCAAACTCTTCCGATACTTTTCGTGCATCTAAAACGGATGCTTCGATATTTTCAAGTCCAAGACGTTCTGCTTGTCTTTTGATCAAGTCAATCTTATGAGCATGAAGGTCAAGTGAAACTACTTTTCCTTCTCCTCGCATCAGTTCTGCCATATGTGTTGACTTTCCACCTGGTGCGGCGCAAGTATCAAGAATTGTTTCTCCAGAAACAGGATTAACGGCCCGTGCCACTAACATTGAGCTTTCGTCTTGGATCGTTACGAGACCTTGTTTATAAACTTCAGTAGCTGGAAGATAGCCTTCTTTAACAATGATACCCTCAGGAGACAATTCTCCTTCTTCTGCTACGATTCCTTCTTCTAAGAGAAGCTCTAAAACGTCTTTTCGAGTGCTTTTTTTCGTGTTCACTCTTGCGGTCACAGGAGAAGCTAATAAGTTAGATTGTGCCATCTTCTCCGCATCCTCTTGTCCGAACTGTTCTCTCCAGCGGTCAAACAACCATTGAGGCATACTATATGAAAGAGCTTCTTTTTCCGCGCCTTCTCCAGCTTTCTTATCCATGGCTTCAGTACCTTCTCGCTGAAGTTTACGCAAAATACCGTTTACAAGGCCTGCTAGTCCTTGATTTCCGCGTTCTTTCGTTATCTCTACAGCCTCATGAATGATCGCATGATCTGGAACTCTATCTAAATATAACATCTGAAAAATAGATAGTCTCAGTAATGAAAGAACCCACCGATCTTTTTTCTTGATCGGTTTGTTCAACAATTGATCTAAATAAAAATCAATCGTGTTTTTTCGTTGTATTGTACCGTACACGATATTTGTTAATAGTGCTTTATCTACATTCTTCAACTTTGAATGCTGCAATGTTTGATTCAGTTGTAAATTACTATAAGCCTGGTTTTGTTCTATTTTAAGTAAGACGTCCAGGGCGACAGCTCTAATGTTGTTATCCAACTCTACTCACCTAACCTCAAGCCTTTTGAAATGCTTGCTCCTTTAAGATAATCACTTGCTAACATTCTCTTTTTACCAGAGAGCTGCAAGTCTGTAATAATAATACTTGTTTTGTTTCCAGTTGCGACCTGAAGACCCTTTTCGTGAATACCGATTACAGTCCCAGGTTCAGCATCATCACTTGTTTCTTTCTTTTCACCCCACCACACCTTAAGTGGCTGTCCGTTCAAATACGTATAAGCAACTGGCCATGGGTGTAACCCACGAATGTGGTTATAAATTTCTTCACCAGATAATGTCCAATCGATCTTTTCTTGATCACGAGTGATGTTCCAAGCAAATGAAACTTCCTCAGCTACTTGTGGCACAGGGGTTAGTTTTCCTTCAACAAGTTGAGGAATGGTTTCAGACAATAACTTTGCGCCAGCTGAACTCAACTTATCGTGCATCGAACCAACGTGATCATTTTCTTCGATTTCAACTTCAACTTGGGTAAGTATATCACCTGCATCTAATTTTTCAACCATATACATGATCGTGATTCCAGTCTTATCGTTTCCTTCCATAATACTTTTGTGGATCGGAGCACCCCCACGATACTTTGGAAGCAATGATGCATGTACGTTGATACAACCATGTTGAGGTGTTTCAAGGATCGCTTTTGGTAAAATCTGTCCATATGCTGCTGTGACGATTAAGTCTGGTTGAAGAGCGATGATGTCTTCATAGTCTTCTCGCAGTTTAATAGGCTGATACACAGAAATTCCATGTTTTAACGCTTCTTCTTTAACAGGAGTTTGCTTGATCTCTTTTTTTCTGCCTACGGGCTTGTCAGGTTGTGTGACAACACCCACGACATTGTAGCCATCTTCCACGAGCTGACGAAGAACAGGTACGGAAAAATCAGGCGTTCCCATAAATAATACTTTCATGCTTATCCCTCCAGTTCTTCCGTTTCGTAATATTCGATTACTTTTGATGTAAATAAGATCCCATGCAGATGATCGATTTCATGTTGGATGGCACGCGCAAGAAAATCACTTACTTCTATAGTGAACGCTTTTCCATTTACGTCTTGAGCTGTAACAGTAACGTTAAACGGACGTTCGACTTCACCGAACAATCCTGGAAAACTCAAACATCCTTCTGGGCCACTTTGGCTTCCAGATGCGTTCTTGATAACAGGGTTTATTAGAACAAGTTGACCCGTGTCATCACCAATATCTACAACTGCGATCTGTTCTGCAATTCCGATCTGAGGTGCAGCAAGCCCTACACCTTCTGCCTCATACATCGTTTCAAACATATCTTTTACTAATTTCTTTAACTTTTTATCGAATGTTTTTACTAATTCACATTCAGTCTCTAAAACGGGATGTGGATGTTCTACAATTTTAAGAATGGTCATTTTGTATCTCCTTAACTCGTTACATAAGTGTTTGGGCGTTTAAATCACCCGTTATCTGAAGATCTTTGATCTCTTTATCTTTTTGGAAATGAGCGATAATTTCTTCAAACCAAGTTCTTAGCTTCGGCTCATTTTTGTATTTTATCATGACCTGATAGCGATATCTATCTTTCACACGTGCTATCGGCGAAGTTACAGGTCCAAGAAGCAGACTATCCTGTGATAATCTTTTCGATAGATAAGTGGCTGCTTTCTCACTCGCTTCAACCACTTGCATGAGGTCAAGATGACTGAATGTTAACAATCCTAAATAATAAAAAGGTGGATACTGATGAAGTTTTCGCGTTTGCATCTCTTGATTATAAAAGGTGTGATAATCGTGCTTTGATGCTAGTTGAATGCTGTAATGCTGTGTATCATACCCTTGTACAATTACCTTTCCCTCAAGTTCGTGTCTGCCTGCACGTCCGCTCACTTGTGTAAGGAGCTGAAAGGTTTTTTCTGAAGCTCTAAAGTCTGGCAAATGAAGCATCGTATCAGCTGCCAAAACACCTACTAATGTTACTTTTGGAAAATCTAGTCCTTTCGCGATCATCTGTGTGCCGAGCAAAATATCAGCTTCACCATTTTCAAAAGCGGTCAGCAGCTTTTCGTGACTGCCTTTCTTTGAAGTCGTATCAACATCCATCCGAATCACACGTGCTTCAGGAAGGACTTTTGCAAGTTCTTCTTCCACTTTCTGTGTTCCTGTTCCAAAAAAACGGATATGTTCGGAAGTACAACTCGGACAAACAGAAGGTGTACTCTCTTTATAACCGCAATAATGGCATTTTAATTCACCAAAACGCTTGTGATAGGTTAAAGAAATGTCACAGTGAGGACATTGTGCTACATATCCACAATCTCTGCAAAGAATAAATGAAGCATAGCCTCTTCGGTTTAAGAACAATACCGACTGTTCTCCTTTTTGAAGTCCGTTTTTCAGCTTGTCCATCAAAGCAAGGGAAAACATTGAGCGGTTGCCGTTCTTCAGTTCTTCTCTCATATCTACTATGGTGACTTCTGGCATTGGATTAGCATGTACACGACTAGCTAGTTCCGCTAATTGATAACGTCCTTTTTGAGCTCTTGCATAGGTCTCGAGTGCTGGTGTCGCGCTTCCAAGTACGATCGGACACGAATGATAGTTACCTCTCCATATCGCCACATCTCGAGCATGATAACGTGGGTGATCTTCTTGTTTATAACTTGTTTCATGTTCTTCGTCTATAATGACGATTCCTAAGTTTTGGAACGGAGCAAAGATTGCCGATCTCGCTCCTACAACAACAGATACTTCTTTTCTAAGAATTTTTCGCCATTCATCATATTTTTCTCCAATCGACAACCCGCTATGAAGAACCGCAACCGCACTACCGAAACGACCTTTAAAGCGGTTTACCATCTGCGGTGTTAAAGAGATCTCAGGTACGAGTACGATAGCTTCTTTTCCTTTATCCAGGACATTTTGGATGGACTGCAGGTAGATCTCTGTTTTTCCACTTCCCGTTACACCATGGAGAAGGACGGTTTCATGTTCATTGTTCTCGATAGCATGAAGAATCGGCTTAATCGCCTCTCCTTGATTATCTGTTAATGGAAGAGGCTGTGTTCGTTTCATCGTACGTCCTTGGAACGGATCACGATAAACCTCTTTTTCTTCTATAGAAAGGATCCCTTTTTTTGATAGAGTTTGTGCGGTTGAGAGAGTTGCTCCTGTTTCATTTAAAATTTCCTGCAGAGAGTACTCTCCATCTGGCCGATGTAAGAGTTCTAAAAGAATCGCCTTCTGTTTTTCAGCGTTCTTATTCAACTTTTGAACTTGATTTTCAGTTAAAGCTCGATCTCTTATAGAAACGAATTTTTGCTTCTTTTTGTTCGCTTTATTTTTCACTTTATAGACAACATCAAGTACTCCTTCTTTTGCCAACGACTGCAATAGTGGTAACAGTTCAGGTTTTGATTTTGTCAAATCACTTACAGTAATCTCGTTGTTAACTGAAAGAAGCGAAGTGATCGAATCAGGAAGTTTATCTGACTTCATCACTTGAAATAACTTTTCATAAGTAGCTTTCATCGCAGCAGGTAACATAGCTTGATAAGCCGTAATATAAAAACTAAGTGTGCTTTCAGCCAGCCACCTTCCTAAGTCAATCAGTTCGGACGTTAATACTGGCAACGGGTCTAGAATCTCCGTAATGTTTTTCATACCTTTTACCGTGGACGTTGATTTCACCTCTAAGATAAAACCTTGAAGCTTTCTCGGCCCAAACGGAACGATAACACGCATCCCAGGTTCAGCCCATTTTTCCCAGACTGCTGGAATTTTATAGTCAAAGGTTTTGTTTACACTTCCCGAAGGAACATCGACTACGACTGCAGCAATCATCTTTTCATCAATTCCATTACTTCTACTAATATTTCATGAGCTGCATTTTCCTTTGACAGAATCGGAAGTACCTTCTTAGATCCATCCTTTTTGATCATGATAATCTCATTTGTGTCGCTTCCAAAACCAGATCCTTCTTTTGACACATCATTACCTACAACCATATCTAGGTTTTTTCGAATCATCTTATCTTTTGCGTAGTTCTCAAGATTCTCTGTCTCAGCCGCAAATCCTACTAAGATTTGATGTTCTTTTTTCTCACCAAGTGACTGTAAAATATCAATCGTCTTTTTCATCTCAATCGTCCAGAGATCGTTTTTCTTTTTAAATTTCTTTGAATGAACCGTGACAGGTGTATAATCTGCTACAGCTGCACATTTAATAACAACATCTTGTTCATGAAAACGAGACATTGTCGCTTCAAACATATCTTTAGTAGAAATGATTTTTTCAATTGTGATGCCTTGAGGTTCAGGCAGTGCGGTTGGTCCTGTAACTAGGGTCACATCTGCACCAAGTTTTTTTGCAACTGATGCTATCGCATATCCCATCTTGCCTGAAGAATGGTTTGTAAAATAACGAACAGGATCCAATTCCTCTCTAGTTGGACCAGCTGTTACGAGTATTTTCTTTCCTTTTAACGGCTTGTCCCCATCCTTTTTTTCATTAAAATAGGCATGAACAGATTCTATGAGTTCTTCAGGTTCGGCGAGTCTTCCTTTACCGATCCATCCACATGCTAAAAGCCCTTCGTTCGGTTCTATGAAACGCCATCCGAATGAAGCTAAAGTTTCCATATTCTTTTTAACTGCAGGATGGTTGAACATGTTTACATTCATTGCAGGTGCGATTAAAACGTCTGCTTTCGTTGCGAGCAATGTTGTTGTAAGCATGTCATCTGCGATTCCGTTAGCAAGCTTACCGATAGAGTTTGCTGTCGCTGGAGCGATCAAAACAAGATCTGCCCAATCTGCAAGGTCGATGTGACTAACAACTGAAGGATTTTTTTCCTCAAACGTATCTGTATAAACTTCTTCTCTTGTCAGCGTTTGAAAGGTAAGTGGTGTGATGAACTTTTGTGCAGATTCGGTAAGGATCACTTTTACTTCGTATCCATTTTGATATAATCTGCTTGCTACTGTCGCCGCTTTATATGCAGCTATTCCGCCTGAAACAGCTAGCAATATTTTTTTCTTTTCCATAATGAACCCCTTCCGCCGCGCTTGTCTTATACATGCTAACTCTATTTTACAGCATTTATATGTATTAAAAAAATGGATTGAATTCGGTCGAGAACAAAAAAATAACAACCTTTAGTCAAGGTTGTATATTTTTTCGCTTGTTCTATTAATCTTCGGGTGTTTCTCCGACTTTCATCAATACACCGGATTGAATTTCTTCAAGTGCTTTACCGACAAACTTGTGTGATACAGGTTTTGCGATCTGCTGATTATCGTATTTTTGGATCTCTCTAGCGCGCTTAGAACTAAGAGTAACTAGTGAGTATTTTGAATCTATCTTTTCCATAAGAGAATCGATGGATGGATATAGCATTATTTGTCATCTCCTAAAATTTTTTCGTATTTTGGACGAACTCGGTCCACACGGCAATGCTCAGTAGTAATAATCGCTTTGATTCGATTGCAAGCAGCATCGATCTCATCATTCACAACTGAATAATCATAGTGTCTCATGAGTTCGATTTCTTCTTTAGCTACAGACATGCGGTTGTTGATTAAATCTTCCGTCTCAGTTCCGCGTCCAACAATACGACTTCTTAGTTCATCGAGACTTGGCGGTGTTAAAAAGATGAACACACCTTCTGGAAAAATATTTTTCACTTGAAGAGCACCTTGTACTTCGATCTCTAAGATAACATCTTTACCTTCATCAAGCGTACTATTCACATATTCAATCGGTGTTCCATAATAATTTCCAACATATTCTGCCCACTCGAGCAGCTGTTTGTTTTCAATCATATCTAGGAACTCTTCTTTTGTTTTAAAGAAGTATTCTACCCCATGCCGTTCGCCTTCACGCGGATTTCTAGTCGTTGCTGAAACGGAATATTGAATGTCCAGCTTTTGTTCACGAAGTGCTTTACACACCGTTCCTTTTCCAACACCCGACGGACCGGAAAGAACAAACAGAATGCCTCTTTCTTTTTCCATAAAAACCTCCACAACCTAACTTTCTTCTGAGCCCTCGTCAACCGACATCAGTCTGTGAGCTACTGTTTCAGGCTGAACAGCTGACAAGATGACATGATCACTGTCAGTCACAACAACCGCTCTCGTTCTGCGGCCATATGTAGCATCAATCAGCATGTTTTTTTCTCGTGCGACCGTGATTAATCGTTTAATCGGTGCAGATTCAGGACTGACTACCGCGATAATTCGGTGAGCAGCAACAATATTTCCGTACCCAATATTAATTAATTTCATCTTCAAACGCCCCTAACCTGCTACTATTCTAGCCAAATGGAATAACGGGTCATACGCTAATTGTACGATATTGTGAAAAACTGTACACATGTTCTTATATTTTAGCACATAAATCCTGAAATCTAAACTAATTTCCCTATTTTTAAGGAAATAGCGTAAAAAAGTTGCTAGCGACTTCTTCGATCATGTTCAGCTTCGGATTTGGGATGAAGTCTCGAATCGCTCATAAAAGTCTAGAATCGCTCATAAAAGTCTAGAATCGCTCATAAAAGTCTAGAATCGCTCATAAAAGTCTAGAATCGCTCATAAAAGTCTAG encodes:
- the remA gene encoding extracellular matrix/biofilm regulator RemA — protein: MKMKLINIGYGNIVAAHRIIAVVSPESAPIKRLITVAREKNMLIDATYGRRTRAVVVTDSDHVILSAVQPETVAHRLMSVDEGSEES